The genomic window TTGCCATTCCGGAGGGCTGCGTCTACGGCTTCCTCGGTCCCAACGGGTCGGGCAAATCGACGACGATGAAGATGCTGCTTTCTCTGGTCCGACCGACGTCCGGTGCAGTGGAAGTCTTCGGCCGTCCGATGGACACCTCCTCACGACGGGAATTGCTCGCGCATATCGGTTCCCTGATCGAGTCGCCTCCCGGGTACAGCCACCTCACCGGAGCAGAAAATCTTCGGATCGTGCAACGTTCGCTCGGACTCCGCGGCGATCAGATTCAGCGCGCAGTGTCGACCGTTCGTCTCCAGGACCAGTTGAACAAGAAGGTCAAGAACTATTCACTGGGCATGAAGCAGCGCCTGGGAATCGCCATCGCACTTGCGCGCGAACCTCGACTTCTCGTACTCGATGAACCGACCAACGGTCTGGATCCTGCTGGAATCGAGGAGATCCGAACTCTGCTGAAGCATCTTGCCGAACGCGGTGTGACCGTCATGGTGTCGTCGCACCTCCTCGGTGAGATCGACAAGACGGCGAACGTCCTCGGCATTCTCAGCCAGGGTCGCTTGATCTTCCAAGGCACTCGCGATCAGCTGTTCGCGGCTTCGACGCCGGATCTTCTGATCGACACGATCGATTCAGAACGTGCCAACTCTGTACTGAACAACAAGGTTTCGACGCATACCGAGGACGGGACGCTGCGGCTCTCTGGACTCGACGACCGAAGTACAGCCCGAGTGGTGGAAGAGCTCGTCGGCGCCGGAGTCGGTGTCTACGGAGTCCGACGCGACGAACAGTCACTCGAAGACATATTCATGAGTCTGACGAGCGGGGGCCAATTGTGAACGTCGTACGCAACGAGTTTGCCAAGCTGCGCCGTCTGCATATCGGGCTGATCGCAGCGCTGATGATCGCCGCAATCTTCGGCCTCACTTTCGTCGGCGCAATGTCCACTGCGGTGGAGAGCGACTCGACGGCCGTGTCCTGGGCGCT from Rhodococcus sp. P1Y includes these protein-coding regions:
- a CDS encoding ABC transporter ATP-binding protein — encoded protein: MDIVRTHSLVKRYDSRTVVDGVNLAIPEGCVYGFLGPNGSGKSTTMKMLLSLVRPTSGAVEVFGRPMDTSSRRELLAHIGSLIESPPGYSHLTGAENLRIVQRSLGLRGDQIQRAVSTVRLQDQLNKKVKNYSLGMKQRLGIAIALAREPRLLVLDEPTNGLDPAGIEEIRTLLKHLAERGVTVMVSSHLLGEIDKTANVLGILSQGRLIFQGTRDQLFAASTPDLLIDTIDSERANSVLNNKVSTHTEDGTLRLSGLDDRSTARVVEELVGAGVGVYGVRRDEQSLEDIFMSLTSGGQL